In the Bordetella genomosp. 10 genome, one interval contains:
- the rfbD gene encoding dTDP-4-dehydrorhamnose reductase, which translates to MKILLLGKNGQVGWELQRALAPLGDLIALDRHGDNGLTGNLADADGLARTVRTLAPQVIINAAAYTAVDKAESEVAAAEAINTVAPAVLAEEAKRLGALLVHYSTDYVFAGDGERAWREDDATGPLSVYGRTKLEGEHAIARAGCRSLVFRTSWVYAARGGNFAKTMLRLARERDSLSVIDDQIGAPTGAELIADVTAQAIGAVRGDAGRDGIYHLAAAGYTSWHTYAQFVLATAAQAGIDLKVAPDAVQAIPSSAYKTAARRPNNSRLDTGKLRAAFGFTMPAWQTGVARMLAEALDK; encoded by the coding sequence GTGAAAATCCTGCTTCTCGGCAAGAACGGCCAGGTCGGTTGGGAGTTGCAGCGTGCTTTGGCGCCGCTGGGCGATCTCATCGCGCTTGACCGGCATGGCGATAACGGACTGACCGGCAACCTCGCGGACGCGGATGGGCTAGCTCGCACGGTACGGACGCTGGCGCCCCAGGTCATCATCAACGCCGCCGCCTATACGGCGGTGGACAAGGCGGAGAGCGAAGTCGCTGCCGCCGAGGCCATCAATACCGTTGCGCCGGCCGTTCTTGCCGAGGAAGCCAAGCGCCTGGGCGCGCTGTTGGTGCATTATTCGACCGACTATGTCTTTGCGGGCGACGGCGAGCGTGCCTGGCGCGAAGATGACGCCACCGGTCCGCTGAGTGTCTATGGCCGCACCAAACTGGAGGGCGAGCATGCCATCGCGCGCGCCGGGTGCCGTAGCCTCGTTTTTCGCACCAGTTGGGTGTATGCGGCCCGCGGCGGTAACTTTGCCAAGACCATGTTGCGGCTGGCGCGCGAGCGCGACAGCCTGTCGGTGATCGACGATCAGATCGGCGCGCCGACCGGGGCTGAATTGATTGCCGATGTCACTGCCCAGGCCATCGGCGCAGTGCGGGGCGATGCGGGCCGCGATGGCATCTATCACCTGGCTGCCGCGGGGTACACCTCCTGGCACACTTACGCGCAATTCGTTCTGGCAACGGCGGCTCAGGCGGGTATCGATTTGAAAGTGGCTCCCGATGCGGTGCAAGCCATTCCCTCCAGTGCCTACAAGACCGCCGCGCGACGCCCCAACAACTCCCGGCTCGATACCGGTAAACTGCGCGCCGCCTTCGGATTCACCATGCCCGCGTGGCAGACCGGCGTGGCCCGGATGCTCGCCGAAGCTCTCGATAAATAG
- the rfbB gene encoding dTDP-glucose 4,6-dehydratase has product MTILVTGGAGFIGGNFVLDWFAQSDEPVVNVDKLTYAGNLETLKTLADKPEHIFVKADIGDRAVIADLLKKHQPRAVVNFAAESHVDRSIDGPGEFIQTNVVGTFNLLEAVRGYWADLPEADKAAFRFLHVSTDEVYGSLQAGDPPFAETNPYEPNSPYSASKAASDHLVRAWHHTYGLPVLTTNCSNNYGPYHFPEKLIPLVILNAVAGKPLPIYGDGQQVRDWLFVKDHCSAIRRVLADGKLGETYNVGGWNEKPNLDVVKTICAILDELKPRADKRSYAEQITFVKDRPGHDRRYAIDARKLERELGWKPAETFETGIRKTVAWYLDNPEWTSNVQSGAYLQWLDKNYAGRGQ; this is encoded by the coding sequence ATGACCATTTTGGTGACTGGCGGCGCCGGCTTTATCGGCGGGAATTTCGTTCTGGACTGGTTCGCGCAATCGGACGAGCCGGTGGTGAACGTCGACAAGCTGACCTATGCGGGAAACCTGGAAACCTTGAAGACGCTGGCTGACAAGCCGGAGCACATATTCGTCAAGGCGGATATCGGCGACCGCGCCGTGATTGCCGATCTGCTGAAGAAGCACCAGCCGCGCGCGGTGGTGAACTTCGCAGCCGAATCGCATGTAGATCGTTCTATCGACGGTCCTGGGGAATTCATCCAGACCAACGTGGTCGGCACGTTCAACTTGCTGGAAGCGGTGAGAGGCTATTGGGCGGACCTGCCGGAGGCCGATAAAGCGGCATTCCGGTTCCTGCACGTCTCTACCGACGAGGTCTACGGTTCGCTGCAGGCGGGGGACCCTCCTTTCGCCGAAACGAACCCCTACGAGCCCAACAGCCCCTATTCGGCCAGCAAGGCGGCTTCCGACCATCTCGTTCGCGCCTGGCACCATACCTACGGCTTGCCGGTGCTCACCACCAACTGCAGCAACAACTACGGCCCGTATCACTTCCCCGAGAAGCTGATTCCGCTGGTGATTCTTAACGCCGTCGCCGGCAAACCGCTGCCGATATACGGCGACGGCCAGCAGGTGCGCGACTGGCTGTTCGTCAAGGACCATTGCTCGGCCATTCGCCGCGTACTGGCGGATGGCAAGCTGGGCGAAACCTATAACGTCGGTGGCTGGAACGAAAAGCCGAACCTGGATGTGGTCAAGACTATTTGCGCCATCCTGGACGAGCTCAAGCCGCGGGCCGACAAACGCTCCTATGCCGAGCAGATTACTTTCGTGAAGGATCGCCCGGGCCACGATCGCCGCTACGCCATCGATGCGCGCAAGCTCGAGCGCGAACTCGGATGGAAGCCCGCTGAAACGTTCGAGACGGGTATCCGCAAGACGGTGGCGTGGTATCTGGATAATCCGGAGTGGACCTCCAACGTCCAGAGCGGCGCTTATCTTCAATGGCTGGACAAGAACTACGCGGGGCGCGGACAGTGA